Proteins from a single region of Gorilla gorilla gorilla isolate KB3781 chromosome 16, NHGRI_mGorGor1-v2.1_pri, whole genome shotgun sequence:
- the LOC134757324 gene encoding LOW QUALITY PROTEIN: zinc finger CCHC domain-containing protein 2-like (The sequence of the model RefSeq protein was modified relative to this genomic sequence to represent the inferred CDS: inserted 1 base in 1 codon), translating to MVEKRCPLQRDGVYRWFSELPSPQRVEFLCGLLDLCVPLELRFFGSCLEDLARKDYHSLRDSEIKANNPADLGSLTNLTDEVVRSKLLVSLALLGSEQREAAGVLYRKLTQXDSIIHIYGLQLNEGRTGDEFLLPFTMSSNHRAFSFHQKQMLRQELTQIQSSLNGSGGHLPGLPQAFLKHWGCWSGWIFHGIE from the exons ATGGTGGAGAAGCGCTGCCCGCTGCAGAGGGACGGCGTGTACCGCTGGTTCTCGGAGCTGCCGTCGCCGCAGCGCGTGGAGTTCCTATGCGGCCTGCTGGACCTGTGCGTGCCGCTCGAGCTCCGCTTCTTCGGCTCGTGCCTGGAGGACCTGGCCCGCAAGGACTACCACTCCCTGCGCGACTCGGAGATCAAGGCCAACAACCCGGCCGACCTGGGCAGCCTCACCAACCTGACGGACGAGGTGGTGCGCAGCAAGCTGCTGGTGTCGCTGGCGCTGCTGGGCTCGGAGCAGCGCGAGGCGGCGGGCGTGCTCTACCGCAAGCTCACGC ATGACTCCATCATCCACATCTACGGGCTGCAGCTCAACGAGGGCCGCACGGGCGATGAGTTCCTGCTGCCGTTCACCATGTCCTCCAACCACCGGGCCTTCAGCttccaccagaagcagatgctgcgcCAGGAGCTCACGCAGATCCAGAGCAGCCTGAACGGCAGCGGGGGCCACCTGCCCGGCCTGCCACAAG caTTTTTGAAACATTGGGGTTGTTGGAGTGGTTGGATTTTCCATGGAATTGAGTGA